The sequence CACTCGTTCAGATGGTTGAGCCTTTTGGCGAGGTTGTAGGCGGTGGATCAGCAGTGGGGACTGCGCTGTAGGAACAACGTCACAGCGCGTCTAGAAGCTGCCAGTGTGAGCTTTTAGCGGTGACTTGGTGGGGACCTCAGCAGCCAGAAATGCCTCGCCCTTAGCTGTCAAGGCTAGGCACATAATTTTCCTAGCTTGCCGCCtcatgcctttttttctagtCTCTACATTTTCTTAAAGAAGACGTCGatcctgcttctgctgccggACACAACTCTAACATACTCCACCTGATTCCCTACGCCCAAGTTTCACGCAGCACTTCGACGCAAAGCAGAACCGAACATGGGAGCCTCTTCATCCAAAGCAGCGGCTCGCGGAGCCGCTCGCAAATATCCCACCAGATCACCTGGAGCTGTGCCTCAAGCAACCACCAAGAGAGCCAGACCTCAGCAGCCTACGCCCCGTGGAGATGGATCTAAAGACAATGGTAAACAGACAGGCTCTCAGTGTTGTATACATGTGTCTAACGTAGCTATCAGCAATTCGCGCCGATGCCATGGATCCTGACTTTGCCCCCGGCGACTTCTCTAAACGCCTCCACCAGATGGGCATCGTGAACCCAAACCCTACGTTTTCGCCTTCTTCTACCGCAGCGCCCAATTTCTCACCAGAGTCACTGGCCGTACCTCCAGGACCGCTATTCCCACCGGCCAAGCAAAACACTACACTCTCTGCGCTCGAAGCACGGCGCCGTTTGGAGCGAATTGCCGATGAAGATCTTGAGATTATGGGTCGCGAGGGAGGTCGACGCCGCCTGGCCGATATGAGAACCATTCTTGATGCTGTCCAGCTCTTGAACCATGGTACTCCCGTCGCTGATATCGAGAAGCGACTGAGAGTCACCCCTGGGTTCTTGAACAAACTAGGCCCTGCTGGCGTTTTGACTCACATTCCCGCAAATTAATAGTGCTTCGAACTGATTTCGAGATTGCAACTtgagttttcttttctacctATGCCCAACTCCAAACATGCAAACAAttacaggaaaaaaaaaacagataTTATGGGGACTCGATGTCcctttccatctccctccccccttttcgtCCTTCAACATGCGCGCCAGATCAAAGCTGTAACAAAGTGCCAGGCTGGCTCTAGTTGCTCTATTTTATTCCAATGGTAACCCAACAACAACGGGAGTTTCTTTGGCTGATTACCAGGCAGCATGTCCACCGTCAATACGGAGGTCACTTCCCGTCATGAAGCTGCTGGCGTCGCTGAGCAGGAATACGGCAGCACCGCGATATTCCTTGGGGACACTGAATCGCTGAAGCATGTTCTCCTTGGGCCACTGCTCTTTTCGCTCGGGGTAGTCGTCGAACAGATTCAGCAGCATCTGGGTCAAGATGTACCCGGGAGAGAGAGTATTAACGCGGATGCCATACTGGCCCCACTCGGCGGCCAAGCTTCGGGCCAGCTGGATAACAGCGGCCTTGGAGGCGTTATATGCTCTTTATCATGCATGCAATGGTCAGAATCATGAAGCACCAATGTTAAAATAAGTGGCGAGAGACTTACGGAGCAAACATGCCACGGTTGGCAATGGTGCCGCTCATGCTGGCAATCATGCAGATGCTGCCAGGCGTTCCCAGTCGGACCATCTGGCGAGCAGCGGCTTGAGCAGTCATGAAAGCACCCGAGACATTGATGCTCATCATACGATCAGCCTCCTCGGGAGTGTAATCGAGAGCCGGGCTCTCATAGTTGAttccagcagcggcaaggcAGCCATCCAAGCGACCTCTCTCATCTGCGATACCTCTAAAGATGTTGTTCAATTCAGGCACGTTGCGAATGTCCAGCTCGTGGTATGTCAGACTGGTGCTCAGTTCTTCCTTGGCACGCTTGGCTACACGGGAGAATTCCGAATCAGGATCCGAAGTGGGATCGGGCAGTCTGTCAACGCAGTGCACTGAGATGACATTTGGATTAGCGGAATGCAGAACAACTTGGAGTGCCGTGCAGCTTACCAATAGCACCTGCTTCAAGAAGTGCTTCGGCCTGTACCAGACCCAATCCTCTTCCACCGCCACTGATTACGACGACTTTGTCCTTCATGGTGAACTCGGCCAGCAAGTGAGGCCGAGTGACCGGATCAAGGGGAGGAGATGAGAGGACTGGTGAGACATGCATGTTTCGACGAGTGGTAGTAGCTAGTAAAGCGCTGCTACGATTAGAGGCCCTAAGTGCAAGAGGTTGCCGGGTTAGCAACCTGAGAGCGGGAGCGAGACGAGACATTGCTGGacaggcggtggtggtggtacttCAAAAAGAGTTGAGAATGAAGCTCAATATGATGTAATATGGCAATGAAGCCTGAGAAGCTCACAAAAGCTTTTTACTGGCTGAATTGGCTTAAATTGAGGAGCCAGAGAGGACTGCTGCGATGAAATGATGAT comes from Trichoderma asperellum chromosome 3, complete sequence and encodes:
- a CDS encoding uncharacterized protein (EggNog:ENOG41), with amino-acid sequence MGASSSKAAARGAARKYPTRSPGAVPQATTKRARPQQPTPRGDGSKDNAIRADAMDPDFAPGDFSKRLHQMGIVNPNPTFSPSSTAAPNFSPESLAVPPGPLFPPAKQNTTLSALEARRRLERIADEDLEIMGREGGRRRLADMRTILDAVQLLNHGTPVADIEKRLRVTPGFLNKLGPAGVLTHIPAN
- a CDS encoding uncharacterized protein (EggNog:ENOG41), translating into MSRLAPALRLLTRQPLALRASNRSSALLATTTRRNMHVSPVLSSPPLDPVTRPHLLAEFTMKDKVVVISGGGRGLGLVQAEALLEAGAIVHCVDRLPDPTSDPDSEFSRVAKRAKEELSTSLTYHELDIRNVPELNNIFRGIADERGRLDGCLAAAGINYESPALDYTPEEADRMMSINVSGAFMTAQAAARQMVRLGTPGSICMIASMSGTIANRGMFAPAYNASKAAVIQLARSLAAEWGQYGIRVNTLSPGYILTQMLLNLFDDYPERKEQWPKENMLQRFSVPKEYRGAAVFLLSDASSFMTGSDLRIDGGHAAW